TGCCCACGGACCCAGTAATAAATCGGCGCTGTCAAATAACGTACCTTGGCCAATGAGTTCTCGCATTGCACCCAGTACAACGAGTACAAGCATAAATCCAAGTCCCATCATTAATCCGTCAAAGGCAGATAAATGAATTGGATTTTTTGAGGCGTACGCTTCGGCGCGGCCTATAATGGCGCAGTTAGTTACAATTAGTGGAATAAATATGCCCAGCGATTGATAAAGTCCAAATGTGTAGGCGTTCATCAGTAATTGAACAATGGTTACAAACCCAGCAATGATCATTACAAAAACGGGAATACGTATATCTTTTGGTACCCAGTTTCGTACAATAGATACACTTACATTTGATCCGATTAATACCAAAAGTGTTGCAAGGCCCAAGCCCAGTGCGTTTGTAACAGTCGATGTCACAGCAAGCAGCGGACAAAGCCCTAAAAGTTGAACAAGAGCAGGGTTGTTTACCCACATCCCTTCTTTGTACAGTGTTTTTAATTCACTCATTGGCTTACCTCTTCACACTGGCTACTTGGGGCTGTAAAAATAGTATCAAACTCATTTTGCGCAAATAATACGGCGTTTTTAACTGAATTTACAACTGCACGAGGCGTAATTGTTGCCCCAGTGAACTGATCAAATTGGCCGTCATCCTTTTTCACAGCCCAGCGGTTATCGTCTTCACTGTGCACCGTTAAGCCTTTGAATGTGGTGATCCATGATGATTTTTTAATTTCTATTTTGTCGCCTAACCCTGGTGTTTCTTCGTGTTTAGTGGTTCGCACACCCGCTACAGTTCCATCGCGTAATATGGCGGTTAAAAGCTTTATATCGCCACTGTAACCGTTTGGTGTTACGTGCCTAACAACAAGGGCGACTGGTTGGTTATTTTTTCGTGCACGGTAGATAACTTGCGAATTATATGGTCCTAGTCGCTCATCTGTAATAACGATACAGTCTTTCGACAAGTCATTGTCGTAGGTATTAGGGTCAAGTACTTCGTGCAATTGTGATGTTAAGTATAGTTGCTCTTGCTCTGCAATTTTATCCGCCGTTAATGCATCAATAGTTGCCACTAGCCCAGTGGTTACAAGGGCAAACGCAGTTAAAATAGCGCCGTTTTTTGCCATAGATGAAACAATCATTTTACTGCTCCATGACCATAAGTACGTGGCTGTGTGTAGTAGTCAATAAGTGGTACTGCAATATTTAGCAATAGTACTGCAAAGGCAACCGCATCAGGAAAACCACCAAAAGTACGAATTAAATAAACAAATAACCCAATTAGTGCGCCGTAAATCAAGCGACCTTTATTTGTGGTTGAGGCCGACACTGGGTCGGTTGCAATAAAAAATGCGCCCATCATAGTTGCGCCACTTAGCAAGTGGAATACAGTACCCGGCTCTGTGCCCGGTGCCGCTATGTAACCAATAGCACTGCATAATGCTAAGCTACCAATAAAACTGACAGGAATATGCCAGTTAATTACTTTTTCTTTTAGTAAATACAACCCGCCAGCTAAAAAACCAAGGTTAACCCACATCCAACCTTGGCCTGCCCATTCGTTAAAAATAGGCTTTTGCATGCTTTCGCTCACTGTTAAACCATGAGCTACATCTGTTTTAATAGTGTCTAGTGGCGTTGCCATTGTAGTGCCATCAATACCTGCACGTACTTGATCTAAGCTATAACCAGTAGAGGTAAAGTCCGTAAAAATAAGCCGTAATTGTTCTATAAAGCCAATAGGGTTACTTGCTAGATCTGTAACAGGTAACCACGCAGTCATTTGCACAGGAAACGATACCAGTAGTAAAACATAAGCTGCCATAGCGGGGTTAAATAGGTTAAAACCTAAGCCACCATAAAGCTGCTTTACAATCACTATGGAAAATAAACAACCAATAATAATAATCCACCACGGTGCAAATGGTGGGATACTCAAGGCAAGTAACACCGCGGTTAACCATGCGCTGCCATCACTTAATGCAGGCCAAACAGGGCGCTTACGTATTAGCATTACTGCTGCTTCAAAAGCAGTGACAGCCACAAAAGCAAGGGCGAGTTGAATAAGTACACCTGTACCAAAAAAGAAAACTTGAGCAATGAGCCCAGGAATACACGCAGCAATAACGGTTAGCATTAATCGTGTTAGCGATTTATGGCTATGATTATGCGGCGAACTGGCCATGGTTAATTTCATGACTGATCATTTCCTTCTTTTTGTAACTTTTTAGCTTTGGCGCGAGCAATAGCGGCGGCCACTGCAGCTTTATTCTTTTCGGCGGCGGTTTGTTCTGGGGTAGCTTCACTTGGCGTTTCAGGCTCAGTTATCGCCACTTGGTCAGTATCTTCATCGCTTTGTGTTTGCTGCGCCTCTTTTGCGGCTTTTTTAGCTTTAGCACGGGCAATCGCAGCCGCTACAGCCGCTTTTTTGTTCTCTGCTGGTGAGTCTGCTTCTGAGCTTTCAGATTTAACATTGTCTGCTTGTTCTACAGTACTGTTCGATTCGTCCAATTGTTCTATTTTATCAGCTTCTTTAGCGGCTTTTTTAGCTTTAGCACGAGCAATTGCAGCGGCTACAGCCGCCTTTTTGTCATCTGCTGGAGAGTCTGTTTGTGACTCTTCAGATTTAACATTACTGGTTGATTTGTCGTTGAGACTTGGCTCATCTGGTTGCTCAGCAGCTTTAGCTGCCTTTTTAGCTTTAGCACGAGCAATTGCGGCGGCTACAGCCGCTTTTTTATCATCAGTAGGCGCTGCTGTATCGGCATCATCTGTATTAGCTTGAGCACCTTGTGCTGCTTTTTTAGCTTTAGCACGAGCAATTGCAGCGGCCACTGCTGATTTTTTATCATCAGCTGGTGCCGTATTGGCATCATCAGGATTAGTTTGAGCACCTTGTGCTTGCGCTGCCTTTTTAGCTTTAGCACGAGCAATTGCGGCGGCTACGGCTGATTTTTGATCATCAGCTGGTGCAGTACTGGCATCATCTGTATTAGTTTGAGCACCTTGTGCTGCCTTTTTAGCTTTAGCACGTGCAATAGCGGCAGCGACTGCGGATTTTTTGTCGTCAGGGGTTGTAGCGTCTTCAGAAAGCTCTTTTTGCTCTTTATATTTGCGAGCTTGCTCTTTGCGCAGTGCACGCTCTTTAGCTACTTCACTATTATCTGGCTCAATCTCTGTATTTTGGCCTTCAAGTTTTTTGGCTTTAGCGCGAGCTATTGCAGCAGCAACGGCTGACTTTTCATTCCCATCGTTCGATTTGTTTTTAACACGGGCAAGGGCATCCGCTACTTTTTGCTTTTCATCATCAGACTTAGCTGGTGCCTTGCGCTTATGACGATTTTTACGCTCTTCTTGTTCACGCTCTAAACGCTCCTTGCGCGCATCAAAGCGTTCTTTTGCTCTATCTGCTTTTATTTTTTCAGCTTGTTGTTCTTTTATTTCAACTTTAGCCACTCGGTAATATTGCACAAGTGGGATTTCGCTTGGGCACACATACGCACAGGCACCACATTCAATACAATCAAACAGGTTATGTTCTTGAAGTTTGTCGTACTCTTTAGATTTTGCAAACCACTGTAATTGTTGCGGTAGTAACGAAGCCGGGCACGCGTCTGCACACGCACTACAGCGTATACAGGCTTTTTCAGGTCCTGGCTCTGCAAGCT
This DNA window, taken from Pseudoalteromonas marina, encodes the following:
- a CDS encoding electron transport complex subunit E, with the protein product MSELKTLYKEGMWVNNPALVQLLGLCPLLAVTSTVTNALGLGLATLLVLIGSNVSVSIVRNWVPKDIRIPVFVMIIAGFVTIVQLLMNAYTFGLYQSLGIFIPLIVTNCAIIGRAEAYASKNPIHLSAFDGLMMGLGFMLVLVVLGAMRELIGQGTLFDSADLLLGPWAQSLRIEVFSFDNQFLLAILPPGAFLGLGLLIAAKNVIDAQIKSKQIAPPEAEKGPRARVTSLT
- the rsxG gene encoding electron transport complex subunit RsxG, giving the protein MIVSSMAKNGAILTAFALVTTGLVATIDALTADKIAEQEQLYLTSQLHEVLDPNTYDNDLSKDCIVITDERLGPYNSQVIYRARKNNQPVALVVRHVTPNGYSGDIKLLTAILRDGTVAGVRTTKHEETPGLGDKIEIKKSSWITTFKGLTVHSEDDNRWAVKKDDGQFDQFTGATITPRAVVNSVKNAVLFAQNEFDTIFTAPSSQCEEVSQ
- the rsxD gene encoding electron transport complex subunit RsxD, whose protein sequence is MKLTMASSPHNHSHKSLTRLMLTVIAACIPGLIAQVFFFGTGVLIQLALAFVAVTAFEAAVMLIRKRPVWPALSDGSAWLTAVLLALSIPPFAPWWIIIIGCLFSIVIVKQLYGGLGFNLFNPAMAAYVLLLVSFPVQMTAWLPVTDLASNPIGFIEQLRLIFTDFTSTGYSLDQVRAGIDGTTMATPLDTIKTDVAHGLTVSESMQKPIFNEWAGQGWMWVNLGFLAGGLYLLKEKVINWHIPVSFIGSLALCSAIGYIAAPGTEPGTVFHLLSGATMMGAFFIATDPVSASTTNKGRLIYGALIGLFVYLIRTFGGFPDAVAFAVLLLNIAVPLIDYYTQPRTYGHGAVK
- the rsxC gene encoding electron transport complex subunit RsxC, producing MEKLLEQIQKGTVWQFPGGVHPPQQKSLSNGANIARLPLPDKLVVALKQHIGANGKLLVEKGQRVLKGQALTKPVANWSVPVHAPSSGVITEIAPKPSAHPSALPELSVVIEPDGKDEWCTLNPISEPKTLSHTQLVDIIHQAGISGMGGAGFPTYIKADTKQKIDFFVVNAVECEPYITADDTLMREHAAEIVQGIELMQQLLDPTVCIVGIEDNKPEAIAAMTKAAEHNNKIIVQTVPTVYPSGGEKQLIKLLTNREVPSMGIPADIGVLMHNTGTLYAVQQAVYEGKPLIERVVTVTGNTIHKPGNVWALLGTEIKHLLDCQGFSPVPQQRVVMGGPMMGFTLPTVRIGVIKTTNCILAPDHKELAEPGPEKACIRCSACADACPASLLPQQLQWFAKSKEYDKLQEHNLFDCIECGACAYVCPSEIPLVQYYRVAKVEIKEQQAEKIKADRAKERFDARKERLEREQEERKNRHKRKAPAKSDDEKQKVADALARVKNKSNDGNEKSAVAAAIARAKAKKLEGQNTEIEPDNSEVAKERALRKEQARKYKEQKELSEDATTPDDKKSAVAAAIARAKAKKAAQGAQTNTDDASTAPADDQKSAVAAAIARAKAKKAAQAQGAQTNPDDANTAPADDKKSAVAAAIARAKAKKAAQGAQANTDDADTAAPTDDKKAAVAAAIARAKAKKAAKAAEQPDEPSLNDKSTSNVKSEESQTDSPADDKKAAVAAAIARAKAKKAAKEADKIEQLDESNSTVEQADNVKSESSEADSPAENKKAAVAAAIARAKAKKAAKEAQQTQSDEDTDQVAITEPETPSEATPEQTAAEKNKAAVAAAIARAKAKKLQKEGNDQS